Genomic DNA from Cucurbita pepo subsp. pepo cultivar mu-cu-16 chromosome LG13, ASM280686v2, whole genome shotgun sequence:
aaacgatgtgggatctaacaattGTTTTTGGACTCGgcttcctcgctggcacactgcccaatATCTACTCTCTTTGAAGACTCATTTAACATCCCGACTAGCGTACCACTCGATCTGTAAGATAAGTATATGAAATTATAGTGGGAAAAGGGCAATTTGGTGCAGCTTTTGGGGGTTGCcaataagaaaacaacaagTTATGAGATGTTGTAGAATTTGCGGCTTGGCTTTTTGAGAGTTGGAATTAGTGGGATTGGAAGTTGAATGAATGACTACACGACGTTCATCGTCTCTTTCATTGTAGCATGTGCCATTAGGTTCATGTCTATTCTTTCCTTCATAAATCTAACCTTCTACCACTCTCTTCTCCACTTCTCTAAACTCTCACGATATTGGACGTCGAtatcaatcaaaatttgaaaatttggtaAGAGTGTTCAAATAACTCGAGAATCTGACAAACTCATACTATCTAACCCAAATTATAAATGTTCGattgagttagatttttttctaaattggGTCGGGTCAATTTGCAGGTTGACATTTGAATGAATCGTCCAACCCAacaaactcgaaaatagagttacaactTAACCCAACCATACtgtatttttaagattattacgaagattaagaatatttgatatttataactGATATTAATGATGTGTCATGACTTGCGAATATTTGAGTTTCCTGCAAAGTTGAACACAAGTCCTTTTTAGTTAAGCTTCGATCGGGTTCTTCTATCAATCTCCTACCCTTTGCTTAACTCCTTATTCTGTCAACCGGTCACTAGTTGATCGGATCAAACCCGGGACACGCGAAATTGCTCTTGTCTGATGAATAAGAGCGTTATACTATAAGTCATTTTTGTTTAGTAGCAAGCCCGAGAAAAAGATTGGAAAAAAGGGTGCAAGTAATCCATAGGGTAGTAAGCCCATACCTCTTTCAATAACAATCATTTCGTAACTAAGATgactcgaaaatagagggttgggttgtgaactttGGAAATTTCAAGTGGGTCTTTTTACACGTCCTTAAAATTCGGTTTCGATAACAAAGactcataattttttgaaacccGCTTCGTGAAGTAGGTTAATAGTAATTACATTCGAATCTCGAAACATTATTATCAAACTAAATCGGTTGTCATCTttgaatttaatgaaaacaGCTTAATCGGAACGGTTGAGTCAAATTTTTCGGGTGCAACTAGCATAAGGTGGCTCACCGAACGTGGGGGCTGTGCTATAAGTTGATATGAATATGGGATGGTTGACAAAGGGAGCATAGTTATGAAGAAGATGGAGGTATCAAAGTGATGAAGTGGGATATATATGAGTGAGGCTTTTTGAAAGGCAGGCAACTCATATAATGATGCCCTAGCAGACAGGACTCTTTTGGAAGCTTAGAGATCACAAACTGAGTTTGCCCACATAAAGAAACATCCTCCATTAATGTTCTAGTAGTGCTATGCTTGCATTTGTGGATCAAATTCGTTGCCCACTTCTTTGCTTTTCGTACCTTCAAGTTGTCGAAACGCGACACGTAACGTCTTTGACTACTTTCAAAATCGAAAACTATTACACCAACTACGAGGGTTTATTTTTTCACTGTTTCAGAGGATCTGAGCCATTAGTGAGATACCACCCTGGAAGAGTTAGATAGCTTTTATGGGGCGTAGGCCTCCCAAAAGGTAACGGAGGCGTGCTGTGATGTCTTActttggttggggaggagaacaaaccatcatttatacgggtttggaaaccttcccctagcagacgcgttttaaagccttgagggaaaatccggaagggaaagccccaaaaggacaatatttgctagcggtagatctgggtcgttacaaatggtatcagagccagacatcggacgatgtgccagccttctcgttgttccccaaATGGGGTAgatacgaggcggtgtgctagtaaggatgttggactccaaagggggtggatttggaggcggtcccacgtcgattagaggaaagaaagagtgtcagcgaggactctgggcctcaaaggggggtggattgtgatgtctcacattggttggggaggagaacaaaccaccatttatacgggtgtgtggaaactttcccctagccgacgcgttttaagctttgaggggaagctcgaaagagaaaggccaaagaagacaatatctgctagcagtggatcggGATCGTTACACATGCAAAGGTTTCTTCGGGCCAGATGGAGATTGGTCGGGAGCTTGATTGCAAGACCCACGTCTTAATGATCTGACAGTGTCGAGTGAAAGGATTGTTGCTCAACAGATAAAAGTTCCTCTAGGGATAACAGGCTGAGCTATCGGTAGAGGTGGACTTTATCTAATGCAATAGTGACCGAATAATCTCTGAGCTTCTTAACATCAAATCATATCAACCCAAGTATATGTTGTAGATGATATCCATTTCCATTTAATCAGTATTTATAACATTCCCTCCATTAGCTTCATCGAGAGCCATTAATCAAAGGTGAGTGACCTAAGAGACAGGTTAAGTATGCATTAATTGAAGAACAGCAGCCCCAAATAATGAAGACAgtgttattaattttctttcgagGTTTCTTATGGAAAAGGAAACCACACATGCCTACAATTAATGAACAAATTCCCAAAATTATTGATAGCAGAGAACAACAAATTGGCCTTCTCCATGATGATATCCACTTTCGGTGTCTTCAACTCAATTCCCCAACGCCTTCTTTTAGTTCTAAACCTTTCCAAATGGGTTGGTTTGCAGTAAAAGACAATTGAAAGGAACCGTCTCTGTTTTTTTGTATACTTATAAATCGCGGTGCTCTGTTTTCGAATCTTGTTCCAGGACAGGATGAAAAAGCTACAGGAATTGGGTGGCTGCGTTTGAATTCCAGGGGAAAGATTTAGATTGAAAAATATCCATAATGGCACGGGTTCTTAGGCAGAAAAGGCTTGATATTGAGTTATGATCTCTGCTTGTCTTGTCGGaatgctctgttttttggTCTTGTCTGCTCTGTTTTTGGGTCTTGTCTGCTCTGATACATGAACAGGGGAACAGAATGTCACGAGATAATATGCcagtttttcttctcttcaaggtTTGATTGGAGAATATAGTAATGCCTATGCAAATGGGTTGGCGTAGGATGTCCTCATTTCCAAGATACTTCTGAGCTAGAGACTTTTAAAATGGAAGGTTTCGTGATAAGAGTCGAAGTTAGGCAATTCGTAATATACCTTTACTCGAAGACTCGTTAAGCtaataatatatcaattatGCCTCGACTCACTATTCGGTAATTATCGAACTGCTACGAACATGTGTCGAATTACATTAACTATTCATCTTGCAATATAAGCTTTCTCTGAACGTTATAGAGCATCTCTTTACAATCTAACATATGAAATACAAACTTTCAGACAATGGTAATGggcaaaaagaacaaaggcATGTATAGAGTGTTATGTAATGTTAAGGCAAGGGCATAGGGGGCCTCCAATTTGAGAATTCAACCAATTGTCTATTTACCAAAGATCCATTGTGCAACCAAAATGTTTCAGTTGACTGGTGAAACTGCCTGACTTTTCTCTGAAGTTCCCATAGAATTCCTTGCATGGTAGAGCATGGTTCTGAATCTGCGGCGTAAACCCATAGGCACCGAACTCGTCTGCCTCGTGCTATCATCTTGTCTATGGCTGCATCTGCAAGagcaaaagagagagatcaaAGTTTTAAGGCAATCTCATGTGGGCCTAGATATAACTGGTGAGTGAATTGACCTGGAATTGACTCCAGGTACTCCAACAGTTGAGGGCCTATTTCGCTTGATGGCCATTTTATTGAGATCTGGGAGTAGTCAATTACATTCTGGAAAGGCAATTCAACCTGATCCGATAGTAAAACTGGTACACACTCCTGTGAGAACAGAGAATGATAATTATCCTGATTACCGAACCCTTTTGTAGCTTAATCCGAGTGTGGAGAGACATACATACCACGAAAAATGACTCGTAAAAACGAAGTGTCCAAGATGACTCTCCACGAGGAGCAAGACAGAACCTAGCGTTTCGCAGGTGCTCGAAATACTCCAACTTTCCCAATTTGTCAGGACCACTGAACTTCAAAACTGGAGATTCCAACTGTTTGGGATATCATATccatttcttatatatatgtttCTCAATATTAGATGACAAGAAATAGAAGTTTTCTTATCACCATATTTGTAGGCTTCATTCAGAGAATGGCAGAGGCTAAAGAAAACAGCATACCTTATCAGCAAATTGTTTTGCAAGTTCAATCAACTTGAGACGACCGACTTTTCCTTGATCGCGTCCTAAATAATTTGCCAAGTACTTCCTTTTAGATAAAGGCAAAGGCTGGACTATTTTAGCTCCATGGGAAGTCATCCCATCATCAACATTGCCAGGAATTATGATATCTTTCCATGTATTGAAAGCACTCGTGTCTTTTTTATCTGTCCGATCCCCCTGTGCGTGTAACACagaaaaaagattttattgttataattCTAAAGAAATTACAAGACGAGTCAAGAAAGGCGAACAAACTAGAGCGTTGACATTGTTAGCGCAGCGGTACCACAAATATAATTAGTTTATTGGCCAAAAAACTTTCAACTTTGTCTTGCCCAAATAGGAACTGAGGAACAATTATGCAATGTTAAGTTCATAATGCATCTGGTAAAAAATCAGTGTCTGCAGCACAACGATATCTTATGTACCTCCGGAGTAAGAATTATGGAACGATTTATGTAAGTCGCCCAAGATTTAAACAAGTGAGCTCCTGCACCACTGCAATTGGGAGAGTATTAAGTAATGAAAGTTGGAGGGATAACCTAAGATTATCCTACGCTTGTTCAATGAGAAATTTGAACAGACCATCAAAACTGAACAGAAACTACAAGAATAGAAACCTTATTATACCTTGGGAAAACAAACATGTGGTCACGACCCCCTGAGAGCCTGAAATATGGCATTTGACTTATAACCTAAAAGGTGGGAAAGTTCATGTGATTAGTCTTTTCTATACCCAGAAGAACACGAAACGTTGTTATGATAATATAATTGTTTTAGCCTATACCTCGCGATATCAAGCAAGAATAAGAGGGGACTGCACCTGTATATACGCCTCGTTAATCTCCTTGTCGTTGAGACCACCAAGCATCCTAACACATTTAACATAAGCTGgcacaaagaaaaaatctgcttcttctttctttcttgttcgaAATCTCGATTGTTGAAGCAATCTGTGAATTTTCACCTGCAACCAATCGTATTGTCAATGAGAAGCTCTATAGAAGGTGTTGgtattgaacaaaaattaagaggAGAAACGGTGACTAGTTGAAGCCTCCAGACATCTGAAAATTAGGAGGTTAAACAATTTtagaagcccaaagaggaacCTATAAAGGGCAATCAATCTAATTCCAACCCTCGATGGATTCTCTCATTCAATCTGAAAAAACAATTCGATTCACCTCTTTTCATAGTTTGAATGGATTAACAGGACGACATTGGACCAGAAAATCTTAAGAATCTTGCAATAATCCTTAATGTTCAAGGTAATATGTCCAATTGAGAGTTTGTACACAGTTCAGGGTAGATTTTGCAATCTGTGCATCTCCCCAATCAGAAGCCAAACAAAGCATTACACCGAAATGATAAAGAGATAACTTCCACAAGTAATAGACAAATCTCAAGCTTCTGCTGTGTTCAGAAGcatgaaaaatcaaatcaaaatcaagcaCGTACGCATTTATGGAATGAACGTGGTCGAGTTTACGAAGTGTAATTGTAAGCAGCCGCTAAACAAAAAGTAATGAGAACAACACAATTTCAGAAATGGAAACAAGAAAAGTCGATAATACAATTACAAAGCAAGCATACCTGAGTGCCCCATTGGCCTTTTAAACAAGCAGAAGCCGTGATCTTCCCATCCCTCCCATACATCAAAGCTTTGAGCCCCTGAATTTCGCTCTCGTCGTAGACATAAATCTTGAGAGATAGATGGGAACCGTACCCTCTGTCCGGCCACGAAACGGATCCATCGTCGTTTGATTCAACGGCGTAGTGTGATTGAGAGAATCCATTGGACGATTTAACGGCGGATGGGGCGAGCAATCGATCGACCGCACGGGTAAGGAAGAAGGTGGTGCAGACTAGAAGCAACGCGCCGATCTGATGCGACCGAGTGCAGAGCGGCGGATTATGGTGAATTCCGAATTGTCTCCCTTTGTTGTTCACGCTTCCCATTCTTCGTCTTCCTCACTCTCACGGTCTCTCCCCTCTAATGGCGACGGAAGTTCATCAATTTTGAAGNaaaaaaaaaaaaaaaaaaaaaaaaaaaacctcaatTATATCCtcaaatcttcaaaattaaacccaaaaccatctcaaaattttgattaggTATTGTTTATAGGAACAAATCTAAACCCATTAGAAGAATCAATTCAACAATCGAAAATCGACCCTCTACTATCGGGCGAGGAAGGAGACCGCTTCCTTTTTCGGGGATCGAGTTCTCGACTCAAGACACATTATTTGCCAAAACTGCCGTAGGGATGGAGACATTTCCCTTGAAAAAAGGCGAACTAatcttgtcacaatcgcacttttaatgGCAGCGAACTTGCGATTatgcgacactcactttccaacgacaagtgagctaagccaattcgttcttgcgtcgcctacagCCAAACAatgtatgctcgagcctctggtcTCGGTTTTAAgataagattttagaaaacgagaacagagagagatttttaaaagaggcgttatataagcaagcaaaacataaataacaaccgctcacagtatataaccttgggtagggagaagttgacaactagtcgtatccgCTATAGTTaattctgaggcatttcatgtctgacaaGCCTAAACATGATATTTCTaaaacgtcatacttcctagaaatacaaaagtaaaacattaGAATATGGGAAGACACGAAGGGTTGGgtttgtcatgggcatgcgacCATGGGTAACatgccttggacgagcatgactaTGACACTGGGCTGCCTATCTTCTTCTCGAGTTGTACTAACTCAACGATATCAATCTCGACCATTCGTTACTTATAGTTCATAAATGTCACGTATTCCAACCGAAATTGTTTTGAAACaaactttcttttatattcacatcattaaaatattatgttacGGCTTCATTTTAATACATTCAATTTTCGGTGGGTATTCATATATCCATAACGTGAGCtaagtaagaaaaaattaatagagaTTTGCAAAATTAGCTATCAATTTTGAGTATGCCTGAACGAACACATGTCCTAAACAATAACATCGATGCACTTGATATATATACTTGATCTAATACATTATTAGGATACAACATTTATGAACGTTTATATTAGAAGTATACATGAGCTGGGTCcgagattttttatttttatttttatcaaccTTAAAATCCAAGTTAGTCGAGTTGGTGACCAACCTGGCTAAATACCGAATCTAAAATTAGGGTGGGGTTGAATTGGAtggttagattttttaaaaattaccgGTTAAATTGAGTTATGAaacctattttaaaattgatatttaaaatattattgacgttgttcatttattttaattttatttttaaaatttaatataaaacaattttatgattgaaataaaatttattttaaaagtggatgaaatttaaagtttaatagaaagaatgaatattttgaaaatattataaaaaatttagacaaattataataaataaactcaattatttagtaattaaaatcgATTTTggagtatttattttaaataatttttatttatattaatttaaattgattttgcTACGACGAGTAGAAGTAGACGGATACGCCGGTGGGCTTAAAACgttaaaaatactaaaattattaaCGTTCCCAAGTTCACACCATTTTTCTTGTTCGAGTATCTTGGCTTAGGGCATAGTTGAACTTCCGAATTTCGGTTCTAGACATGCCTCGTCGCAGGGATGACGACGATGACGACGACATTGACGCCGATGAGGAAGAGTATGAGGAGGAGATGGAACAGCCTCTGGATGACGAGGATGAAGAGGAAGATCGTTCGAGTAGGAAGCGGCGGAGATCAAATTTTATAGATGACGCTGCGGAGGAGGATGAGgacgaggaggaggaagaagaggatgacGATGATGAAGATTTTGGTGGCGGTGGTCGGCGGCGGCGTGCCAAGAGGCCTAGCGGTTCTCAGTTTTTGGATATTGAGGCGGAGGTCGATAGCGATGACGATGAAGAGGACGACGATGGAGAGGACGGTATGTTTTGCATAATTGGCTCTGTTAACTGGATTATCGATAAATTAGAGTgcgattagggtttttcttttgcGATTTTCTTGGtatatattcaatttattgGTTAAAATGGTTGGTAAtcgaag
This window encodes:
- the LOC111808036 gene encoding probable glucuronosyltransferase Os04g0398600; the protein is MGSVNNKGRQFGIHHNPPLCTRSHQIGALLLVCTTFFLTRAVDRLLAPSAVKSSNGFSQSHYAVESNDDGSVSWPDRGYGSHLSLKIYVYDESEIQGLKALMYGRDGKITASACLKGQWGTQVKIHRLLQQSRFRTRKKEEADFFFVPAYVKCVRMLGGLNDKEINEAYIQVISQMPYFRLSGGRDHMFVFPSGAGAHLFKSWATYINRSIILTPEGDRTDKKDTSAFNTWKDIIIPGNVDDGMTSHGAKIVQPLPLSKRKYLANYLGRDQGKVGRLKLIELAKQFADKLESPVLKFSGPDKLGKLEYFEHLRNARFCLAPRGESSWTLRFYESFFVECVPVLLSDQVELPFQNVIDYSQISIKWPSSEIGPQLLEYLESIPDAAIDKMIARGRRVRCLWVYAADSEPCSTMQGILWELQRKVRQFHQSTETFWLHNGSLVNRQLVEFSNWRPPMPLP